Proteins encoded together in one Styela clava chromosome 12, kaStyClav1.hap1.2, whole genome shotgun sequence window:
- the LOC120329607 gene encoding small ribosomal subunit protein uS14m-like, which produces MQSVTKCVNFMTKRLFHQTSFVLKKQGIPYPKGVPVPPDYPTVAYWKLPDYLDPQRWNYLKENRFTKHHGTFSMQRDARKRAVATFYGPLRHRLMCLKRNRILPDELKDIASEEMVRLPKDSMHKMVKRRCVVTGRRRGKRKRWRLSRIVFRKIADHGKMSGIERAFWDGGSQGNYVSLWKQTKKKKH; this is translated from the exons ATGCAGAGTGTAACAAAATGTGTGAATTTCATGACGAAACGCCTTTTTCACCAAACGAGCTTCGTTTTAAAGAAACAAGGGATCCCGTATCCAAAAGGTGTACCTGTTCCTCCAGATTACCCCACAGTAGCATAT TGGAAACTGCCAGATTACCTTGACCCACAGAGGTGGAattatttgaaagaaaataGATTCACGAAGCATCATGGTACGTTCTCTATGCAACGAGATGCACGAAAACGAGCTGTGGCAACTTTTTATGGACCTTTACGACATCGACTGATGTGTTTAAAAAGAAATCGAATCTTGCCGGATGAATTAAAG gACATTGCATCTGAAGAGATGGTGCGATTGCCAAAAGATTCGATGCACAAAATGGTCAAGAGACGATGCGTTGTTACAGGACGAAGGAGAGGCAAGCGAAAGCGATGGAGGCTCAGTAGAATAGTTTTCAGAAAAATTGCTGATCATGGAAAAATGTCAGGAATTGAAAGAGCTTTTTG GGATGGAGGGTCACAAGGCAATTATGTCAGTTTATGGAAACAGACAAAGAAGAAGAAACATTGA
- the LOC144430688 gene encoding uncharacterized protein LOC144430688: MENAAPGRVVETTWDQKNIKFQWERTEGIKHYTLIVRNVLDKTKEIIHKDFPESKCQHRKELKEELRIGQTCEIKLKIFCPNDVGKDSQWETCIIGGPKVPRNPTATVNLEKPTRSLHAQWMEPEIKPDSYEVECIPLPTGKRKTQISFKRNTTFNRLKTNTNYRILVRAVYADDSSRDSESNMVSTHAKPSDTMSTQYSNIHDSNILIENQTTLHHSQVTNVRKDDFDKPRNVEIKMSTDDGNIEMATVSWDPPGFSGESDDYEILQYDVKVLQESHTMFTKHLTDQSCTEKFLINLGKCYTVHIKTKYEEIDTEKIIEADFKTVFHSRPTEPNVRVKVEKEQVLVQWDSARGAERYELKIFESESKKEIDYQEIIKALTKHTKPIGEFFLGTYYTFQVTAHSKDNRCTTTKSINYLIGGGSIPRMAKAFLNKEKPTECVDLRWEAPEESIPSHYLIKEANRPDTIKEVNETRCTLYELKSGLSYQFSIIAVYNGGSESDGCLTNEVTTDPRPSCVQNLQIKLDDQYPDRVIVCKWDETPNATMYKIRAMSDGFLQEHVIKNLQFKFKNLTPDMEYTISVKAGNKSGYGKISQDKTKTEIWVPTHISLHADEDNSLVVDLNGTRHGLQNIVSLFEARNDVYVEENSTHGSSCKFDKVKNNTKYFVKVQTANGERKSRITKSKDILTRPEASVIKSLDLCSENQSTDINIEWKIQYGILYYEIEIQTNQEIENILKVANNKQCKYRCLQEGNEYSLRVRAANTSEFGEWSEISSILLAPPKIFGLNAEVTEDKIIVTWEELPSNIAYYLIQVFVGERLNEKVHEEKIDERKFEIFRPLPCTKHKFVVSAYNINDIQGQSASKEILTDLLHPPKSIKAILDESRPWAMFHLEWDRPESAKSFLILANDECIGNYIKKNKFTFCDTKPTQTYRIKLYSMCGFIKSEYTATTSITTGDVPEIDSDSIKVVLDDIKPWEKAIISWKMPLGVENVSVNIKSHHPQAGPHKEIKHEIRKKNLVEFVNPNDDGEEYLVEIYSMVEGHRQPLPTASTFRLGLMAPSNLKVSLDKDNPWGMFHLTWDWPKSAESFSVYVNSMMIGENIKDNKWQVDVKCAATKYYIKVLSFCGTIESKHPAEVTITTATINMVQADTVKWEPDSEKPWEKVLMRWDRPTQVERFKIIITSGGITSAPIATNENYYEITAGFKNVIADIYSGIGDVQSPTSTSVNYILADLPEIESKSIEVELDETEPRKIAKISWEMPVEIDFAVVDIQPHGYHPNFDSLGKHFERQKENFVTFKSDGVTSEYKVEIYAEVSGRRQRSPASTTFLMGRTAADVNKIIQRKYSSTSTHKKNMMPMISDDDGGCNISLVEFVEISTGQVNVIKGGHYSGKTTICDEIERTISSSETRVFHIQSEKKKKSKIL; encoded by the exons GAGGACCTAAAGTTCCACGAAATCCTACTGCAACGGTGAATCTTGAGAAACCAACCAGAAGCCTACATGCACAATGGATGGAGCCAGAGATAAAGCCTGACTCTTATGAGGTGGAATGCATTCCTTTACCTACTGGGAAAAGAAAAACTCAAATATCTTTCAAGAGAAACACTACGTTCAACAGACTGAAAACCAACACGAACTATCGCATATTAGTTCGTGCAGTTTATGCTGATGATTCTAGTCGTGATTCTGAATCAAACATGGTCAGCACTCATGCAA AGCCAAGTGATACTATGTCAACTCAATACAGCAACATTCATGACAGTAACATCCTTATAGAAAACCAGACAACTTTAC ATCACAGCCAAGTAACTAATGTCAGGAAAGATGATTTTG ACAAACCACGCAACGTTGAAATCAAAATGTCCACGGATGATGGGAACATTGAAATGGCAACTGTTAGTTGGGACCCTCCCGGCTTTTCAGGAGAGTCTGACGATTACGAGATTCTACAATATGATGTTAAAGTGCTACAAGAGAGCCATACGATGTTCACTAAACATCTAACCGACCAATCTTGCACAGAAAAATTTCTCATCAATTTGGGTAAATGTTATACCGtgcatataaaaacaaaatatgaagaaatcGACACAGAGAAGATAATTGAGGCAGATTTTAAGACTGTTTTCCATTCAA GGCCTACCGAACCTAATGTTAGAGTGAAAGTAGAGAAAGAGCAAGTGCTGGTACAATGGGACAGTGCACGGGGTGCTGAACGATACGAACTCAAAATATTTGAGTCTGAAAGTAAAAAGGAAATTGATTACCAGGAAATCATCAAAGCACTGACAAAGCACACAAAACCAATTGGTGAATTTTTTCTTGGAACTTATTACACTTTCCAAGTCACTGCCCATAGTAAAGACAATCGATGCACTACAACAAAATCTATAAACTATTTGATAG GTGGCGGCTCCATTCCTAGAATGGCGAAAGCTTTCTTAAACAAAGAAAAGCCAACAGAGTGTGTTGACCTCAGATGGGAAGCTCCGGAAGAATCGATTCCTTCACATTATCTCATAAAAGAGGCAAATAGACCCGACACGATTAAAGAAGTCAATGAAACTAGATGTACATTATATGAATTAAAGAGTGGTCTCTCTTATCAATTCAGTATCATTGCGGTCTACAATGGCGGCTCTGAAAGTGATGGATGCCTCACGAATGAGGTTACAACAGATCCAA ggCCATCATGTGTCCAAAACCTTCAGATAAAGCTAGATGACCAGTATCCTGATAGGGTGATCGTTTGTAAATGGGATGAAACCCCCAATGCCACAATGTATAAAATACGAGCGATGTCAGACGGTTTTCTACAAGAACACGTGATAAAAAATctacaatttaaatttaaaaatttaactcCTGACATGGAATACACAATATCAGTGAAGGCTGGTAATAAAAGCGGCTACGGAAAAATTTCTCaggacaaaacaaaaacag AAATCTGGGTTCCAACACATATTTCGTTGCATGCTGATGAAGACAATTCATTGGTAGTGGACCTAAATGGAACCAGACATGGATTGCAAAACATTGTTTCACTTTTTGAAGCAAGAAATGATGTTTATGTTGAGGAAAATTCAACTCATGGAAGCTCTTGCAAATTCGACAAAGTTAAGAACAACACAAAATACTTTGTCAAAGTACAAACTGCAAACGGTGAAAGAAAAAGTAGAATCACAAAATCAAAGGATATTCTAACAA GACCAGAAGCGTCTGTCATTAAAAGCTTGGATTTGTGCAGTGAAAATCAGTCCACAGATATCAATATTGAATGGAAAATACAATATGGAATCTTGTATTATGAAATCGAAATCCAAACCAACCAGGAGATCGAAAATATTCTGAAAGTAGCAAATAATAAGCAGTGCAAATACCGATGCCTGCAAGAAGGCAATGAATACTCACTGCGAGTGAGAGCAGCTAATACGTCCGAGTTCGGAGAATGGTCTGAAATAAGCTCTATACTTTTGG caCCGCCAAAGATTTTCGGACTCAATGCTGAAGTCACCGAGGATAAAATTATTGTTACATGGGAAGAATTGCCCAGCAACATTGCTTATTATTTGATTCAAGTTTTTGTTGGAGAAAGATTGAATGAGAAGGTTCATGAGGAAAAGATTGatgaaagaaaatttgaaatatttcgacCTTTGCCCTGCACAAAGCACAAGTTTGTTGTTTCTGCGTACAACATCAATGACATTCAAGGACAATCTGCATCAAAAGAAATTTTGACAG ATCTTTTACATCCACCCAAGTCGATTAAAGCAATCTTAGATGAATCACGACCTTGGGCAATGTTTCATTTGGAGTGGGACAGGCCAGAGAGCGCCAAGTCCTTTTTAATTTTAGCCAATGATGAATGCATTGGAAATTATATTAAGAAAAACAAATTCACATTTTGCGATACAAAACCAACACAAACATACAGGATTAAACTATATTCAATGTGTGGATTTATCAAAAGTGAATACACCGCTACAACTTCTATAACAACAG GTGATGTTCCAGAGATAGATTCAGATTCCATCAAAGTGGTATTAGACGACATAAAACCTTGGGAAAAGGCAATAATATCATGGAAAATGCCTCTTGGGGTAGAAAATGTATCGGTAAATATTAAGTCACACCATCCTCAGGCCGGTCCACATAaagaaataaaacatgagatccGCAAAAAAAACCTTGTAGAATTTGTCAACCCTAATGATGATGGTGAAGAATATCTGGTTGAAATATATTCTATGGTTGAAGGACACAGACAGCCGCTGCCAACAGCATCAACCTTTAGATTGG GGCTTATGGCACCGTCTAATTTGAAGGTATCACTTGACAAAGACAATCCTTGGGGAATGTTTCATTTGACATGGGATTGGCCAAAAAGCGCCGAATCATTTTCGGTATATGTTAACTCTATGATGATTGGAGAAAATATCAAGGATAACAAATGGCAAGTTGATGTTAAATGTGCtgcaacaaaatattatatcaaagtACTTTCGTTCTGTGGAACTATTGAAAGCAAACACCCTGCGGAAGTTACTATAACTACAG CAACAATAAATATGGTGCAAGCCGACACCGTAAAGTGGGAACCAGATTCGGAGAAACCTTGGGAAAAGGTCTTGATGCGATGGGATCGGCCTACACAAGTCGAACGATTCAAGATAATTATTACGAGTGGAGGAATAACATCCGCTCCAATTGCcacaaatgaaaattattatgaaaTCACAGCTGGATTTAAAAACGTGATTGCTGATATTTATTCTGGCATCGGTGATGTTCAAAGTCCCACATCAACATCAGTCAATTACATATTGG CTGACCTCCCGGAGATAGAATCGAAATCTATTGAAGTTGAGTTGGATGAGACGGAACCTAGAAAAATTGCCAAAATATCATGGGAAATGCCAGTGGAAATAGACTTCGCTGTGGTGGATATACAGCCACATGGTTATCACCCAAACTTTGACAGTTTGGGAAAACATTTCGAAAGACAAAAAGAAAACTTTGTAACATTCAAGAGTGATGGTGTTACTTCTGAATACAAGGTCGAAATATATGCTGAGGTATCAGGAAGAAGACAGAGGAGTCCAGCTTCAACAACTTTTTTAATGG GGCGAACTGCTGCTGATGTCAACAAAATAATCCAAAGAAAATACTCAAGCACATCCACTCACAAGAAAAACATGATGCCAATGATCTCAGATGACGATGGTGGCTGTAACATCAGCTTAgtagaatttgttgaaatatctACGGGACAAGTCAATGTCATTAAAGGAGGGCATTACAGTGGAAAAACTACGATCTGTGACGAAATTGAGCGTACTATATCATCTTCCGAGACAAGGGTGTTCCATATTcagagtgaaaaaaaaaaaaagtcaaagaTATTATAA